In Tsukamurella tyrosinosolvens, the genomic window GATGCCCGCCTCGGCGAGGTCATGCTGAACCTGGAGGACGGCACACCCGACGATCCGAAGTCGGTGATCGAGGCGCTGCGTGAGGCCGGGATCAACGTCGACGAGCTCGGCGACGAGGTCGACAAGAAGGACATCCGGATCGGCGACACCGTGGTCTCCGAGAAGGGCTCGGGCATGTACATCGGCGACGACAAGGTGCTCATGGGTACCGGCGAGGTCAAGCCGCTGCAGGAGCTGCTCGACGCGAACGGGAAGATCTACGAGACCCCGCTGCCGGATCTGCCGAAGGAGGTCGACCTCACGCAGGATCAGCGGGACTCGCTCACCGCACACGACAACGGGCAGGCCCGGCCCAACGATCAGCACCAGGTGCCCGCGGTCGACCCGGCCACCGGCAAGCCGATCGGCGAACAGGGTGCGGTCGGTGGCGACCAGCCCGCCAAGCCCGCGGGCGACGGCGGTCAGGGCCAGAGCGGCGGACAGCAGCCGCCGCAGGGCCAGCAGGATCTGGGCGACGACGGCAAGCCGAAGCCTCCGCCCGGTGCTCCCGCTCCTGGTGAGCCCGGCGGTCCGCAGGCGGGTGAGCAGCCGAGCACTCCCCCGGCGCAGCAGACGCAGGCCGACACCGCGGCCAAGCCGGACAGCGGCGGTAGCCAGGCCGGGTCGGGGCAGCACGCACAGCAGCCGAACGCTCCGGTCGCGGGCCCGCCCCCGAGCTCCGCGTACGTGCCGCAAGGTGACGACGCGAAGGTCCAGCCGCAGCAGCCCGCCACGGAACAGCCGAAGGAGGGCGACGGTCCCCAGCAGCGTCCGTTCCGCGGATACGCCGTCGGGTGATGCGTGAACTGAGTCAGTAGACGATGAAGCCCCTGATCAGACTGGTCAGGGGCTTCATCGTTGATGGGGAGGCGCATGTGTGCGAAAATCACACACATGGACGCGAAGGGACTGGGCAAGCGGATCCAGGAAGCCCGGGTTTCAGCAGGCGTGTCGCAGGAGGATGTGCGGAAGTACCTGGATCTCGGTGACCGCACGGCGGTAAGCCGGATCGAGTCGGGCGATCGTCGAGTGACCGCCGTCGAAATGTTCGCACTGGCGGAACTGCTGAACCGACCGCTCCAGTGGTTCGTTGCAGAGCCAGTCCCTGCCTTGATCAGCCGCCGGACCGACGCAGGGTACGACCCTGAGATCACGAAACACCTGGATGAAGACGTCAGTCTATTGGCCGATGACGTTCGATTCCTGCAGCGTAAGAAGCTGCTCAACTTCATGGTGCACTTCCACCGATGGAGCCCCCCGCTCACGCACGCTGACGCCGAGCGAATCGCCCGGGAAGCCCGCCGATCCGTGGGGATGGGTGACGAGCCGATCAGCAACGTCGGCGCGACGTGCGAGAAGTTCGGGATGTACATCTACTTTGCGCAGTACGGGAAGGACAACGGCGACGGTGCATGCGTCGACATCGAATCCGATGACCGCGCGGAGACTGGATCAGTCGCGTCCGCAGCTGCCGCCGTGGTTAACGGCAGTCAGCCGATCGCCAGGGTCCGGATGACCGCGATTCACGAGCTCGCGCATCGTCTTGTCGGAGACGTGTACGACCGTCACAGCTCCGATTCGGAGACAATGGTGAAATCTCTTGCAGTCCATATCCTTGCTCCTCGAACAGGCGTGAGCAGACTCTGGTATGCCCACCCCGGCGACTCCGAGCGCACCCGCGCGATTCGCGTCGCGGGAACGTATCAGATCTCGTGGACGGCCCTCGTCAGCCAGCTGCGTAATCTCGATCTGATCAGCTTCGAGGCGCGAGATCAGCTGGCACGGGAGTATCCGAAGCCGAGTGAGTTCGCCGCCCTGCAGATCGAGCTGCCTGGCGACCTCACGTCCCCACAGCTCTCCCCTGCCCTCGCCGCCGCCGCTGTCCGCGGCTACGACGACGCGAAGATCACGCGTAATCGAGCGTTGAGGATCCTGCGCGGATCGATCTCCGACACCGATCTGCGACCACGGGAGGACCGTCCGTTCACGGTTGTGGGCGGAACCTCGTCGTGACAGCGCAGTGGGTGATGGACACCAGCACTTTCACTCACTTCCACCGAGCGGGAGTCGAGGACCTCCTTCTACAGGTAGCTCCACACGGGTCCGTAGTACTCATCCCAGCCCAGGTCGAGACGGAGATCGAAAGGGGGCGGGACAGATACCCGAGCATCCCTGGAATCGACAACGCGCAGGGC contains:
- a CDS encoding helix-turn-helix domain-containing protein, with amino-acid sequence MDAKGLGKRIQEARVSAGVSQEDVRKYLDLGDRTAVSRIESGDRRVTAVEMFALAELLNRPLQWFVAEPVPALISRRTDAGYDPEITKHLDEDVSLLADDVRFLQRKKLLNFMVHFHRWSPPLTHADAERIAREARRSVGMGDEPISNVGATCEKFGMYIYFAQYGKDNGDGACVDIESDDRAETGSVASAAAAVVNGSQPIARVRMTAIHELAHRLVGDVYDRHSSDSETMVKSLAVHILAPRTGVSRLWYAHPGDSERTRAIRVAGTYQISWTALVSQLRNLDLISFEARDQLAREYPKPSEFAALQIELPGDLTSPQLSPALAAAAVRGYDDAKITRNRALRILRGSISDTDLRPREDRPFTVVGGTSS